A genomic window from Triticum urartu cultivar G1812 chromosome 7, Tu2.1, whole genome shotgun sequence includes:
- the LOC125518940 gene encoding uncharacterized protein LOC125518940: protein LVFDTVAESFQHMISPVEGPLLELFEMNDTLGLYAFRGGTADLWVLQDHHSWAWSMKHRIKLQVVAFSLVPDIQGDLLLLSRKGETGIRWQYLQYISGADGSLSTRYEWSVFLNLKKHRFRESLVPHSFFLMDGNNDGGVDEKPLFDGLSTVAVLPDDNSELH from the coding sequence CTGGTGTTCGACACCGTGGCCGAGTCTTTCCAGCATATGATTTCGCCCGTCGAGGGCCCCCTTCTTGAGCTGTTTGAGATGAACGACACTCTTGGATTGTATGCCTTCCGCGGTGGCACAGCTGATCTTTGGGTGCTACAGGATCACCACAGCTGGGCCTGGTCAATGAAGCACCGGATCAAATTGCAGGTGGTGGCCTTCTCTCTAGTGCCGGACATCCAAGGAGATTTGCTCCTCCTTTCTCGAAAGGGAGAGACAGGCATTCGGTGGCAATATCTGCAGTATATTTCTGGTGCCGATGGCAGTTTGTCCACACGGTATGAATGGAGCGTGTTTCTGAATCTTAAGAAACATAGGTTCAGAGAAAGCCTTGTTCCGCATTCCTTCTTCTTGATGGATGGCAATAATGATGGTGGTGTGGATGAAAAGCCGTTGTTCGACGGGTTGTCAACTGTGGcagtgcttcctgatgataattCTGAGCTTCATTAA